The Terriglobia bacterium genome includes a window with the following:
- a CDS encoding ParA family protein has product MGRIIAVANQKGGVGKTTTAINLAASFAAAEVETLIVDCDPQSNTTSGLGFARDPDRTNTYHLLTGAAALDAAIQPTELEQLWLVPSNRNLTGANLELVEMDRREYRLREALDGVRGRYRFVVLDCPPALDLLTLNALVAADTVLIPMQAEYFALEGVSELLDTIARIRESLNPALEVEGVVLTMYDERTNLAQQVAAELRKFFGEKLCATTVPRNVRLAEAPSHGKPALLYDVRSRGAEAYIRLAKEVMARGASCEPVVSAERVEADPAKA; this is encoded by the coding sequence ATGGGACGTATCATCGCCGTTGCCAACCAGAAAGGTGGCGTGGGTAAGACAACCACCGCCATCAACTTGGCCGCATCCTTCGCCGCAGCCGAGGTGGAGACGCTCATCGTGGACTGCGACCCGCAGTCCAACACCACCAGCGGCCTAGGCTTTGCTCGCGATCCAGATCGCACCAATACGTATCACTTGCTGACCGGCGCCGCCGCGCTCGACGCCGCCATCCAGCCCACCGAACTGGAGCAGCTCTGGCTGGTACCATCCAATAGGAACCTGACCGGCGCCAACCTGGAGCTGGTGGAGATGGACCGCCGGGAGTACCGGCTGCGCGAAGCGCTCGACGGCGTCCGCGGCCGGTATCGCTTCGTGGTGCTGGACTGCCCGCCGGCGCTGGACCTGCTGACGCTCAACGCCCTGGTAGCCGCCGACACCGTCCTGATTCCCATGCAGGCGGAGTACTTCGCTCTGGAGGGCGTGAGCGAGTTGCTGGACACCATCGCGCGTATCCGTGAGAGCCTGAACCCGGCGCTGGAGGTTGAAGGCGTAGTGCTCACCATGTACGACGAGCGCACCAATCTGGCGCAGCAGGTGGCGGCGGAGCTGAGGAAGTTTTTTGGTGAGAAGCTGTGCGCAACCACCGTGCCGCGGAACGTCCGTCTGGCGGAGGCGCCTAGCCACGGCAAGCCGGCGCTGTTGTACGACGTGCGCTCGCGCGGCGCAGAGGCATACATCCGTCTGGCCAAGGAGGTCATGGCGCGCGGAGCTAGTTGCGAGCCAGTCGTCAGTGCCGAGCGGGTGGAGGCGGATCCGGCAAAGGCTTAA
- the rsmG gene encoding 16S rRNA (guanine(527)-N(7))-methyltransferase RsmG, with amino-acid sequence MEPDRIAALLAPYLGGARLTDAQLSQLATFLDLLIRWNARINLTAVRQPEQIVCRHFGESLFAARHLHPQLTPGKSQVVDIGSGAGFPGLPIKIYDPGLRVTLLESKHRKATFLREVVRTLQLPDIEVLATRAELYARQIANGKSPMADCAVTLRAVERFQQILPTAVGLLQNLPASHRRLALLIGATQVQTARVLAPTLTWSDPLPIPASSKRVLLLGEAQ; translated from the coding sequence ATGGAACCCGACCGCATCGCCGCCCTGCTCGCGCCTTACCTGGGCGGCGCCCGGCTGACCGACGCGCAACTTTCCCAGCTCGCAACCTTTCTTGACTTGCTAATCCGCTGGAACGCCCGCATCAACCTGACCGCCGTCCGCCAACCGGAGCAGATCGTCTGCCGCCACTTCGGCGAATCGCTGTTCGCCGCCCGGCATCTCCACCCACAACTCACACCTGGCAAGTCGCAAGTCGTTGACATCGGTTCCGGCGCCGGCTTTCCCGGCCTTCCGATCAAGATCTACGACCCCGGGCTTCGCGTCACGCTCCTGGAATCGAAACATCGTAAAGCGACATTTTTGCGTGAAGTCGTACGCACCCTGCAACTCCCCGATATCGAAGTGCTGGCGACGCGTGCCGAGCTCTATGCCCGCCAAATTGCCAATGGCAAATCGCCAATGGCAGATTGCGCTGTCACCCTGCGCGCCGTGGAGCGCTTCCAACAAATCCTGCCCACCGCCGTCGGCCTGCTGCAAAACTTACCCGCCTCCCACCGCCGTCTTGCCCTGCTCATCGGCGCGACGCAAGTCCAGACCGCCCGCGTACTCGCCCCCACGCTCACCTGGTCCGATCCGCTCCCGATCCCCGCATCCTCAAAGCGCGTGCTCCTCCTTGGAGAAGCGCAATGA
- a CDS encoding DUF6159 family protein — protein MFDRFSRTWELTKQSFKVLAGDKQMMVFPVLSTVAAIVVSVSFLIPVISAGMFAHRGQPTTNAEYGILFLFYFANYFVIVFFNSALVYCASVGLSGGHATVKDGLSAAWGSLGRIFMWALVAATVGLMLRILEERLGKLGRIIVWLLGMAWTLMTYFIVPVLVFEDNLSMVDSVKRSGSVLRETWGEEVVSGFSFGLIWLLAMVPGFALLVGGMMVHPLAGIALGVLYFLLLWVVAATVKTIFTVALYRYATQGQVPAGFTPALIEGAFTPKGKRPAAGA, from the coding sequence ATGTTCGATAGATTCAGCCGGACGTGGGAGCTGACAAAGCAGAGCTTCAAGGTCCTCGCCGGCGACAAGCAGATGATGGTCTTTCCGGTGCTGAGCACGGTGGCGGCCATCGTGGTGAGCGTGAGTTTCCTGATCCCAGTTATCTCCGCCGGCATGTTTGCCCACCGCGGGCAGCCGACCACCAACGCCGAATACGGGATCCTGTTCCTGTTCTACTTCGCCAACTATTTTGTCATCGTGTTCTTCAACAGCGCGCTGGTGTACTGCGCCAGCGTCGGGCTGTCGGGCGGGCACGCCACGGTGAAGGACGGGCTGAGCGCCGCCTGGGGCTCCCTCGGGCGGATCTTCATGTGGGCGCTGGTAGCGGCGACGGTCGGGCTGATGCTGCGCATCCTGGAAGAACGGCTCGGCAAGCTTGGCAGGATTATTGTCTGGCTGCTGGGCATGGCGTGGACCTTGATGACCTACTTCATCGTGCCGGTGCTGGTGTTCGAAGACAACTTGAGCATGGTGGACTCGGTGAAACGCTCGGGCAGCGTGCTGCGCGAAACCTGGGGCGAAGAGGTGGTGAGCGGCTTCAGCTTCGGGCTGATCTGGCTGCTGGCCATGGTGCCCGGATTCGCGCTGCTGGTGGGCGGCATGATGGTGCATCCGCTGGCGGGAATCGCGCTCGGCGTACTGTACTTCCTGCTGCTGTGGGTGGTGGCCGCGACGGTGAAGACCATCTTCACCGTGGCTCTGTATCGCTACGCCACGCAGGGACAGGTGCCCGCGGGATTTACCCCCGCGCTGATCGAGGGCGCCTTCACGCCGAAGGGGAAGAGGCCCGCCGCAGGCGCGTGA
- a CDS encoding YfiR family protein, protein MLQKAIRSRSLPAALYGVNLYALGLVAFLTLPGAPFMRAQASPTVEYRLKAAFLYNFPKFVEWPSDAFKSDKAPILICVFRDDPFGNALDEILQGKTINSREVLARRINELPDLRSCQLVFVSEREDKYLSEILNSLRGTSALVVGESDGFAERGGAIQFFLEDNKLRFAVNVDAVRKARLSISSKLLALARIVPN, encoded by the coding sequence TTGCTGCAGAAGGCAATTCGGTCCAGATCACTGCCGGCGGCCCTCTACGGCGTGAACCTCTACGCGCTGGGCTTGGTGGCCTTCCTGACCTTGCCTGGCGCACCTTTCATGCGGGCCCAAGCAAGTCCGACGGTCGAGTATCGACTCAAGGCCGCCTTTCTCTATAACTTTCCAAAATTCGTCGAGTGGCCCTCGGACGCTTTTAAGAGCGACAAAGCTCCCATCCTTATCTGCGTGTTCCGGGACGACCCCTTTGGCAACGCCCTCGACGAGATCCTACAGGGAAAGACAATCAACAGCCGCGAGGTGCTGGCGAGGCGGATCAATGAACTGCCGGACTTGAGGTCATGTCAGCTTGTTTTCGTAAGTGAGCGAGAGGACAAGTATCTATCCGAGATATTAAACAGCCTCAGGGGCACGAGTGCGCTGGTAGTCGGGGAAAGCGATGGTTTTGCGGAGCGCGGCGGCGCGATCCAATTCTTTTTGGAAGACAACAAGCTGCGCTTCGCAGTCAACGTGGATGCGGTTCGAAAGGCCCGCTTGAGTATCAGTTCCAAACTGCTCGCGCTGGCACGAATTGTCCCCAATTAA
- a CDS encoding heparan-alpha-glucosaminide N-acetyltransferase domain-containing protein, which translates to MATTVSATASPTQADTVAPGAMPRRLISLDIFRGMTIAGMILVNNAGNWDAVYWPLEHAKWHGWTPTDLIFPFFLFIVGVSMVLSFDTRQSGGASRAELLSHAVRRSAIIYLIGFALALGGASLHLHTVRFYGVLPRIAAVYLAASVIVLYCGRRARVAIAAGLLVGYWLLMTRVPGFDLTMDGNLAGALDRRLLYNHLWIEHRFDPEGLLSTLPAIVTTLMGVFTGEWLRRREHGMSKVQGMVIAGGLCMGAGELWGRWFPINKNLWTSSYVLFTGGFALAALALCYWMVEIRGWRRWGAPFVWYGSNAITVYAASSALAVCSVKLHVRPGLTCKAWVYRNLFAPLAQPLNASALYASAYVLAFLVLAWVMYRNKIFVKI; encoded by the coding sequence ATGGCGACCACGGTTTCAGCCACGGCGAGCCCAACCCAAGCGGACACAGTTGCGCCCGGCGCCATGCCGAGGCGGCTGATTTCACTCGACATCTTTCGCGGGATGACGATCGCGGGCATGATCCTGGTGAACAACGCTGGGAACTGGGACGCGGTGTACTGGCCGTTGGAGCACGCCAAGTGGCACGGGTGGACTCCGACGGACCTGATCTTTCCCTTCTTCTTATTCATTGTCGGCGTTTCGATGGTGCTGTCGTTTGACACCCGGCAGTCGGGCGGGGCGTCGCGGGCGGAGCTGCTCAGTCATGCGGTCCGGCGCAGCGCCATTATTTATCTGATCGGCTTTGCCCTCGCCTTGGGGGGCGCGTCGTTGCACCTGCATACGGTAAGGTTCTACGGGGTGCTGCCGCGGATTGCGGCGGTGTATCTGGCGGCGTCGGTCATTGTTCTTTACTGTGGGCGGCGCGCGCGAGTGGCGATTGCGGCCGGGCTGCTGGTGGGGTACTGGCTGCTGATGACGCGAGTGCCGGGATTCGATCTGACGATGGATGGAAACTTGGCGGGCGCGCTTGACCGCAGGCTCCTATACAACCATTTGTGGATCGAGCACCGGTTCGATCCCGAGGGACTGCTGAGCACCCTGCCGGCGATCGTGACCACCTTGATGGGAGTGTTCACCGGGGAGTGGTTGCGTCGCCGGGAACATGGGATGTCGAAAGTGCAGGGCATGGTGATCGCGGGGGGGCTGTGCATGGGCGCCGGCGAGTTGTGGGGGCGATGGTTTCCAATCAACAAGAATCTGTGGACAAGCTCGTACGTGTTGTTCACCGGCGGGTTCGCGCTGGCGGCGCTGGCGCTGTGCTACTGGATGGTGGAGATCAGGGGATGGCGGCGCTGGGGCGCGCCGTTTGTATGGTACGGCAGCAACGCGATCACGGTGTACGCGGCGTCGAGCGCGCTGGCGGTGTGCAGCGTGAAGCTTCATGTCCGGCCGGGCTTGACCTGCAAGGCGTGGGTGTACCGCAACCTGTTTGCACCGCTGGCGCAGCCGCTGAACGCGTCGGCGCTCTACGCATCCGCGTATGTATTGGCGTTCCTGGTTCTGGCGTGGGTAATGTATCGTAACAAGATATTTGTGAAAATCTAG
- a CDS encoding DNA cytosine methyltransferase, protein MKRIASGTSRRLTAIDVFAGCGGVSEGLRRAGFRVLAAIENDALAAETYRSNHPTTHLYEKDVRSVKAAPLMRRLRLRRGRLDLLAGCPPCQGFSSLKRLNGGRRVVDPAQKDLLFEMVRFARAMRPKTVMLENVPGLADDKRWIDFMTDLRMLGYRCDYRVLDAADFAVPQRRSRLILLASRIGRVPFARHAKFVRTVREAIGNLPCPGDSGDPLHDLPERRSPGIRRLIQKIPHDGGSRTELGARYQLPCHKKCDGFKDIYGRMRWDEVAPTITGGCVNPSKGRFLHPEQNRAITLREAALLQSFPRRYRFVLSEGKHGAAVLIGNAFPPEFVRRNAVPIARTLRGY, encoded by the coding sequence ATGAAGCGGATAGCCAGCGGAACTAGCAGGAGACTTACCGCTATCGATGTGTTCGCAGGCTGCGGCGGTGTTTCAGAGGGACTGCGGCGGGCTGGGTTCCGCGTCTTGGCTGCGATCGAGAACGACGCGCTTGCGGCTGAAACCTACCGATCAAATCACCCCACTACGCACCTGTACGAAAAGGACGTGCGGAGCGTCAAGGCTGCACCCCTGATGCGACGCCTGCGCCTTAGGCGCGGCAGGTTGGACCTGTTGGCCGGATGTCCTCCATGTCAGGGGTTTTCATCGCTTAAGCGGCTCAACGGGGGACGCCGAGTGGTCGACCCCGCGCAGAAGGACTTGCTCTTTGAGATGGTACGCTTTGCGCGTGCAATGCGACCGAAAACGGTGATGCTAGAGAACGTTCCCGGCCTAGCGGACGACAAGCGGTGGATAGATTTCATGACCGATCTTCGGATGCTCGGCTACCGTTGCGATTACCGTGTGCTTGACGCTGCGGATTTTGCCGTCCCACAGCGCAGAAGCCGGCTAATTCTGCTGGCCAGCCGGATCGGACGTGTGCCGTTTGCACGGCATGCGAAATTTGTTCGTACTGTGCGAGAAGCGATTGGCAACCTTCCTTGTCCCGGCGATTCCGGAGATCCGTTGCATGACTTGCCTGAGCGTCGAAGTCCTGGTATCCGCCGGTTGATCCAGAAGATCCCGCACGATGGCGGAAGTCGCACGGAACTTGGAGCGCGTTATCAGCTGCCGTGTCACAAGAAATGCGACGGTTTCAAAGATATCTATGGCCGCATGAGGTGGGATGAAGTAGCGCCCACCATCACGGGCGGATGTGTGAACCCGTCAAAGGGGCGCTTCTTGCATCCGGAGCAGAACCGCGCGATAACATTAAGAGAGGCCGCGCTCCTCCAGTCTTTCCCAAGGCGATACCGGTTCGTCCTTTCGGAAGGGAAACACGGGGCAGCGGTGCTCATCGGGAACGCCTTCCCCCCGGAATTCGTTAGAAGAAACGCAGTGCCGATCGCAAGAACACTGCGCGGCTATTAG
- the vsr gene encoding DNA mismatch endonuclease Vsr — MADRVDKRKRSWMMSRVRGTDTHPEMIVRSFLHTYGFRYCLHVASLPGKPDIVLRRFRTVVFVNGCFWHHHQHCKRSQLPASNAQFWKTKIMRNSARDQANVRALRKLGWKVVVVWECATRDSARLKKAVGPLLRMRR; from the coding sequence ATGGCCGATCGGGTCGATAAACGGAAAAGAAGCTGGATGATGTCGCGTGTACGCGGCACCGATACGCATCCTGAAATGATTGTCCGCTCGTTCCTGCACACCTATGGGTTTAGGTACTGTCTCCACGTGGCATCTTTGCCCGGCAAACCGGACATCGTCCTGCGCCGGTTCCGCACGGTAGTGTTCGTCAACGGGTGCTTTTGGCATCACCATCAGCACTGCAAACGCTCGCAACTCCCCGCGAGTAATGCACAGTTCTGGAAAACGAAGATCATGCGCAATTCCGCGCGCGATCAAGCGAACGTCCGTGCTCTTCGGAAACTCGGCTGGAAGGTAGTGGTTGTTTGGGAGTGTGCGACCCGGGATTCTGCGCGTCTGAAGAAGGCGGTAGGACCTTTACTCCGCATGCGCCGGTAA
- a CDS encoding TonB-dependent receptor, with translation MRLRPGLAHGARRTAPASLKSKLRKVLRRRHVGLAVAVLMTIPAWPQDTIRDLGNKSIEDLMNIEVTSVSKKEQKLWRIASSLFVITQDDIRRSGATNIPDVLRIVPGLDVAQINGSTWAISSRGLNSQFANKLLVLIDGRTVYSPLFAGVYWDVQDVPLEDIDRIEVIRGPGATVWGANAVNGVINVITKTAERTQGGLVTYGGGTHEPVFGGAQYGGKVGRATSYRLYVKGFDYNSLLSLSGQDGHDGFDLLHGGFRVDSTLSEKDSLTVQGDLYEGSEGASIKTVGLTPPFGETLASSTSLAGGNVLGRWNHTLSPKSHTSVQLHFDRAKRDRFIEEEGVDTFDIDFQHHVGWGNRQDFVWGVGYRYFSYDTTGSVTASFNPASQGRQLFKSFVQDEITLKPDSLYFTIGAKLEHNDFSGFEFQPSARLAWNVTRKAMLWAGYCRARRTPSPADRAVRFSLAAFPGPGGLPVLTTVLGSPDTVTENLDAFEAGHRAQLRTTMSLDFSIFYHRYGNLTTFEAGAPFVELNPQPPHLNVPLVFANQMRGEAHGIEMAMNWKLTDSWTLSPGYAFERIHLHTNPASHDTSSAAAGEGSSPHNQAQLRSHLALPRGVEWDASVYFVGRLPAQQVPSYTRLDTGITWRASENLAVSFVGQNLLKDRHLEANSVDQTEFSSQIKRSFHAKFTWQF, from the coding sequence ATGAGGCTTCGACCGGGATTGGCCCATGGCGCACGCCGTACCGCGCCCGCATCGCTCAAGTCCAAACTCCGCAAGGTTTTAAGGCGACGCCATGTTGGCTTGGCGGTCGCTGTTCTGATGACGATTCCTGCCTGGCCGCAAGACACGATAAGGGACCTGGGGAATAAGAGCATCGAAGACCTGATGAACATTGAGGTGACTTCCGTCTCGAAGAAAGAGCAAAAGCTGTGGCGAATCGCATCCTCACTTTTCGTCATTACTCAGGATGATATTCGGCGTTCCGGGGCCACCAACATCCCAGATGTGCTGCGCATTGTTCCCGGACTTGACGTGGCGCAAATCAACGGAAGCACCTGGGCGATCAGCTCACGCGGTCTCAACTCTCAATTTGCCAACAAGCTACTGGTCTTGATCGACGGGCGCACGGTTTATTCGCCGCTGTTTGCCGGAGTGTACTGGGACGTCCAGGATGTGCCGTTGGAAGATATCGACCGCATCGAGGTCATCCGCGGGCCCGGGGCGACGGTCTGGGGCGCGAATGCAGTCAATGGCGTCATCAACGTCATTACAAAAACTGCCGAAAGGACCCAAGGAGGCCTGGTGACTTACGGCGGTGGAACGCACGAGCCTGTTTTTGGAGGTGCCCAATACGGGGGGAAAGTAGGTCGGGCAACAAGCTATCGACTTTACGTGAAGGGATTTGATTACAACTCACTACTTTCTCTCTCGGGCCAGGACGGGCATGACGGATTCGACCTGTTGCACGGAGGATTCCGGGTTGATTCGACTCTCTCCGAGAAAGATTCCTTAACCGTGCAGGGAGACCTGTATGAAGGTAGCGAAGGAGCATCCATCAAAACCGTTGGGCTCACGCCCCCTTTTGGTGAGACGCTAGCCTCGTCGACCAGCTTGGCCGGCGGAAACGTACTAGGGCGTTGGAACCACACCCTTTCTCCGAAGTCACATACAAGCGTGCAGCTCCATTTTGACCGTGCCAAGCGCGATCGCTTCATTGAGGAAGAGGGCGTCGATACCTTTGACATCGATTTTCAGCACCATGTCGGCTGGGGAAATCGCCAGGATTTTGTTTGGGGCGTGGGCTATCGCTACTTTTCGTATGACACGACCGGGAGTGTGACTGCCTCCTTCAACCCGGCTTCGCAAGGCCGCCAACTTTTCAAATCCTTCGTGCAAGATGAGATCACGCTGAAACCAGACAGTTTGTACTTCACGATCGGCGCCAAGCTCGAGCACAATGACTTTAGCGGGTTTGAATTCCAGCCGAGTGCGCGGCTTGCTTGGAATGTCACCAGGAAAGCTATGTTGTGGGCTGGATATTGCAGAGCTCGACGCACGCCCTCGCCTGCCGACAGAGCGGTACGTTTTAGTCTCGCGGCGTTTCCCGGACCGGGCGGCCTTCCCGTCCTAACGACCGTCCTGGGTAGTCCTGATACGGTGACCGAGAACCTGGACGCTTTTGAAGCGGGCCATCGGGCTCAACTGCGCACCACCATGTCGTTGGACTTCTCCATCTTCTATCACCGGTATGGGAATCTCACCACCTTCGAAGCAGGGGCTCCGTTCGTGGAATTGAATCCTCAACCACCGCATCTGAACGTGCCTCTGGTCTTCGCGAACCAGATGCGCGGTGAAGCGCATGGGATCGAGATGGCGATGAATTGGAAGCTTACGGATAGCTGGACACTGAGCCCCGGGTATGCGTTCGAACGGATTCACCTGCACACCAATCCTGCGAGTCACGACACGAGCTCGGCCGCAGCCGGAGAGGGGAGCAGCCCGCACAACCAGGCCCAACTACGCTCACATCTGGCTCTGCCTCGGGGGGTCGAATGGGATGCTTCCGTCTATTTCGTCGGCCGCCTTCCGGCACAACAGGTTCCCTCCTACACCCGCCTCGATACCGGGATCACCTGGCGGGCATCCGAGAACCTGGCTGTTAGCTTCGTTGGCCAGAACCTCTTGAAAGATCGCCACCTGGAAGCTAACAGCGTTGATCAAACCGAGTTCTCCAGCCAGATCAAGCGCAGTTTCCATGCGAAGTTTACTTGGCAATTTTGA
- a CDS encoding response regulator — MRSYRDFSIRHKLQGMVLVSCGVALFVASAAFTIYDRTTFLRVKTRDLITSAKMIGSNSTAALTFRDARSAQETLSALQARPHVIHACIYDANGKVFAKYSRAASEPGSCPATAQGEPSAVAAQRIVVSQNIGLSGESIGSIYIEADLTDMEERLRRFMLIDALVLLGSLAVAFMLSHRLQRVISEPIQELAKTASAVSAEKNYSIRAIKRSQDEIGGLFDQFNSMLDRIQSRDVALQKAHDELEIRVEERTSYLNALIETSPLAIMVLDPAEKVQLCNPAFERLFHWTRQELIGKPAHELLADGDSFLQARTIPQGTLGGTLVNLATRRRRKDGSLIDVEVHAVPLVVKGQRVGSLSIYQDISVRKRAEEAMQHAKEAAEASSRAKSEFLANMSHEIRTPMNGIMGMTELVLDTELDSEQREYLNMAKSSADSLLSLIDDILDYSKIEAGKLEIETIDFKLGDTIGDTMKTLSLRAHQKRLELAYDVAPDVADYLRGDPGRLRQIIVNLVGNAIKFTERGDVVLRVQADRRANDDVQLHFTISDTGIGISPERQSAIFQAFTQADGSMSRTYGGTGLGLTIASRLVGLMHGRIWVESELHKGSDFHFTARFGLQKAPAKTILRKDPGILRDMPVLVVDDNAASRHILLKMLTDWNTKPLAVESGTKAISALQETQGSGRNFPLILVDAQMPEMDGFALTESIKKNPEWRASIIMMLSSVGQPGDAKRCRELGIAAYLTKPFQQADLLDAVLTTLGTRPQKDASPALVTRHSLRENSIPLRVLLAEDNAINQTLAVRLLEKRGHRVTMVGNGKEALAALEKDSFDLVLMDVQMPEMDGFAATAAIREKEKSSGNHLPVVAMTAHAMVGDRERCLEAGMDDYITKPICLHDLTELLGHYSPLESAKAHCQES, encoded by the coding sequence ATGCGTTCGTACCGAGACTTTTCCATCCGTCACAAGCTGCAAGGCATGGTTCTAGTCTCCTGCGGCGTAGCCTTGTTCGTGGCATCGGCCGCATTCACCATCTATGATCGGACCACTTTCCTCCGTGTGAAGACAAGAGACCTGATTACTTCCGCGAAAATGATCGGATCGAACAGCACCGCCGCGCTTACCTTTCGCGATGCGAGGTCGGCACAAGAGACCCTAAGTGCCCTGCAGGCCAGACCGCACGTCATCCATGCCTGCATTTACGACGCAAATGGCAAAGTCTTCGCGAAGTATAGCCGGGCCGCGAGTGAACCCGGGTCCTGTCCTGCTACCGCCCAAGGCGAACCAAGCGCGGTGGCCGCACAGCGCATCGTCGTGTCCCAGAACATAGGCTTGAGTGGCGAATCCATCGGCTCGATCTACATCGAAGCAGACCTGACAGACATGGAGGAGCGATTACGGCGGTTCATGTTGATTGATGCCCTCGTATTACTGGGTTCGCTGGCGGTCGCTTTTATGCTGTCGCACCGGTTGCAACGGGTGATTTCGGAGCCGATTCAGGAGTTAGCAAAGACAGCATCGGCGGTCTCCGCAGAGAAAAACTATTCCATCCGCGCGATTAAGAGAAGCCAGGACGAAATCGGGGGTTTGTTTGACCAGTTCAACAGCATGCTCGACCGCATCCAGAGCCGGGATGTCGCCTTACAGAAAGCGCACGATGAACTTGAAATTCGAGTCGAAGAGCGGACTTCCTATCTCAATGCTCTCATCGAAACCAGCCCGCTCGCCATTATGGTGCTGGACCCCGCGGAAAAGGTCCAATTGTGCAATCCAGCATTTGAGCGCCTGTTCCATTGGACGCGACAGGAACTGATCGGGAAACCAGCGCATGAGCTGCTCGCCGACGGTGACTCGTTCTTGCAAGCCCGCACTATTCCTCAGGGGACACTTGGCGGAACCCTGGTCAATCTGGCCACCCGGCGCAGGAGAAAAGACGGGAGCCTGATAGACGTTGAAGTTCACGCCGTCCCCCTGGTCGTGAAAGGCCAGAGGGTCGGCTCGCTGAGCATCTATCAAGACATATCCGTTCGCAAACGGGCGGAAGAGGCAATGCAGCACGCGAAGGAGGCAGCGGAAGCCTCCAGCCGGGCGAAGAGCGAATTCCTCGCCAACATGAGTCACGAAATCCGGACGCCCATGAATGGAATCATGGGAATGACGGAGCTGGTTCTCGATACCGAACTGGACTCCGAACAACGCGAGTACCTAAACATGGCCAAGTCCTCTGCCGACTCCTTGCTTTCCCTCATCGATGACATCCTGGATTACTCCAAGATTGAAGCGGGCAAGCTGGAGATCGAGACGATTGACTTTAAACTTGGAGACACCATTGGCGACACCATGAAAACGCTAAGTCTCCGCGCACATCAGAAGCGCTTGGAACTTGCCTACGACGTCGCACCCGACGTTGCAGACTACCTGCGGGGGGATCCGGGGCGGTTACGGCAGATCATTGTAAATTTGGTCGGCAACGCGATTAAGTTCACCGAGAGGGGCGACGTGGTTCTTCGCGTCCAGGCAGATCGGCGGGCTAATGACGATGTCCAACTCCATTTCACGATTTCGGATACGGGCATCGGAATATCTCCCGAAAGGCAATCGGCAATCTTTCAGGCCTTTACGCAAGCCGACGGATCCATGAGTCGCACTTATGGCGGCACGGGACTAGGTCTCACCATTGCGTCCCGCCTCGTCGGACTGATGCACGGACGAATCTGGGTAGAAAGCGAACTGCACAAGGGCAGTGATTTCCATTTCACGGCGCGCTTCGGACTGCAGAAAGCGCCTGCGAAAACCATACTCCGGAAGGATCCGGGGATCTTGCGTGACATGCCGGTGCTGGTCGTGGATGACAACGCGGCAAGCCGGCATATCTTGCTAAAAATGCTCACCGATTGGAATACAAAGCCTCTGGCCGTGGAAAGCGGAACCAAGGCGATATCCGCCTTGCAAGAGACGCAAGGTTCAGGAAGAAATTTTCCGCTCATTCTTGTCGACGCGCAAATGCCAGAAATGGACGGATTCGCACTGACGGAGTCGATTAAGAAGAACCCGGAATGGAGAGCGTCCATCATCATGATGTTGAGTTCCGTCGGCCAGCCTGGAGACGCCAAACGCTGCCGTGAACTAGGCATCGCTGCCTATCTGACCAAGCCCTTTCAACAGGCAGACCTATTGGACGCTGTTTTGACCACGTTGGGGACGCGACCACAAAAAGATGCTTCGCCTGCGCTGGTTACGCGCCATTCTCTTCGCGAGAATAGCATTCCCTTGCGTGTCTTGTTGGCGGAGGATAACGCGATAAACCAGACACTCGCAGTCCGGCTACTGGAGAAGCGCGGGCATAGAGTGACAATGGTTGGAAACGGCAAGGAAGCGCTGGCGGCCCTGGAAAAGGACTCGTTTGACCTGGTGCTTATGGACGTCCAGATGCCCGAGATGGACGGCTTCGCGGCAACAGCGGCGATTCGGGAGAAAGAGAAATCGTCTGGAAATCACCTGCCCGTCGTTGCCATGACCGCTCACGCCATGGTGGGTGACAGAGAACGCTGTCTTGAGGCCGGCATGGATGACTACATCACGAAGCCGATTTGTTTGCATGACCTGACCGAACTGCTGGGACACTATTCACCCCTTGAATCGGCCAAGGCGCATTGTCAGGAATCCTGA